In Paenibacillus sp. FSL R7-0345, a single window of DNA contains:
- a CDS encoding RidA family protein, giving the protein MERKQVFTGSPWESSVGYCRALRIGDRIEVAGTTAMRNGEVAFAGNPYEQTKFILQTIEQALKDLGAGLNHVVRTRMYVTDISQWEEYGRAHGEFFRDIQPVATMVEVKALIDPQLLIEIEAEAVAP; this is encoded by the coding sequence ATGGAACGCAAGCAGGTATTTACAGGATCGCCCTGGGAGTCATCTGTAGGCTACTGCCGGGCACTCCGGATCGGAGACCGGATTGAAGTAGCGGGGACTACAGCCATGCGGAATGGAGAAGTCGCCTTTGCCGGCAATCCCTATGAACAGACGAAGTTCATTCTGCAGACGATTGAGCAGGCACTGAAGGATCTTGGCGCAGGTCTGAATCACGTAGTCAGAACTAGAATGTATGTTACGGACATCTCACAATGGGAGGAATATGGCAGGGCGCACGGTGAATTTTTCCGTGATATTCAGCCGGTGGCCACGATGGTTGAGGTCAAGGCGCTGATTGATCCGCAGCTGCTGATCGAAATTGAGGCGGAGGCTGTCGCGCCTTAA